A stretch of Gasterosteus aculeatus chromosome 4, fGasAcu3.hap1.1, whole genome shotgun sequence DNA encodes these proteins:
- the fbxl14b gene encoding F-box/LRR-repeat protein 14b: METHISCLFPEIMAMIFSYLDVRDKGRVAQVCIAWRDASYHKSVWRGVEAKLHLRRANPSLFPSLQARGIRRVQILSLRRSLSYVIQGMPNIESLNLSGCYNLTDNGLGHAFVQEIPSLRVLNLSLCKQITDSSLGRIAQYLKNLEVLELGGCSNITNTGLLLIAWGLHRLKSLNLRSCRHVSDVGIGHLAGMTRSAAEGCLNLEYLTLQDCQKLTDLSLKHISKGLTKLRVLNLSFCGGISDAGMIHLSHMTSLWSLNLRSCDNISDTGTMHLAMGTLRLSGLDVSFCDKIGDQTLAYIAQGLYQLKSLSLCSCHISDDGINRMVRQMHELRTLNIGQCVRITDKGLELIADHLTQLAGIDLYGCTKITKRGLERITQLPCLKVLNLGLWQMTESEKVR; the protein is encoded by the coding sequence ATGGAGACGCACATTTCGTGCCTCTTCCCGGAAATTATGGCCATGATTTTCAGCTATCTGGATGTGAGGGACAAAGGCAGGGTGGCCCAAGTGTGTATCGCTTGGAGGGACGCGTCCTACCACAAGTcagtgtggaggggggtggaggccaAGCTGCACCTCCGCCGGGCCAATCCCTCCCTGTTCCCCAGCCTCCAGGCCAGGGGCATCCGGAGGGTCCAGATCCTGTCCTTGCGTCGCAGCTTGAGCTACGTGATCCAGGGAATGCCCAACATAGAGTCCCTCAATCTGTCCGGCTGCTACAACCTCACGGATAACGGGCTGGGTCACGCGTTTGTTCAGGAGATCCCATCGCTGAGGGTGCTGAACCTGAGTCTGTGCAAGCAGATCACGGACTCCAGCCTCGGCAGGATAGCTCAGTATCTGAAGAACCTGGAGGTGCTGGAGCTCGGCGGTTGCAGCAACATCACCAACACCGGGCTTCTGTTGATCGCCTGGGGCCTGCACAGGCTCAAGAGCCTCAATCTGAGGTCCTGCAGGCACGTGTCGGACGTGGGGATCGGACACCTGGCGGGCATGACCCGCAGCGCGGCCGAGGGCTGCTTGAACCTGGAGTACCTGACTCTCCAGGACTGTCAGAAACTGACGgacctgtcactcaaacacatttCCAAGGGGCTGACCAAGCTCCGGGTTCTGAACCTGAGTTTCTGCGGCGGTATCTCGGATGCTGGGATGATCCACCTCTCCCACATGACCTCGCTTTGGAGTCTCAACCTGCGCTCCTGCGACAACATCAGCGACACGGGGACCATGCACCTCGCCATGGGCACCCTGAGGCTCTCTGGGCTCGACGTTTCCTTCTGCGACAAGATCGGGGACCAGACCCTGGCCTACATTGCCCAGGGGCTGTACCAGCTCAAGTCCCTGTCCCTGTGCTCGTGTCACATCTCTGACGACGGAATAAACCGGATGGTGAGGCAGATGCACGAGCTGAGGACCCTGAACATCGGACAGTGCGTGCGCATCACGGACAAAGGGCTGGAGCTCATAGCCGACCACCTGACCCAGCTGGCGGGCATCGACCTGTATGGATGTACCAAGATCACCAAGAGGGGACTGGAGAGGATCACGCAGCTCCCCTGCCTTAAAGTGTTGAACCTGGGACTCTGGCAGATGACAGAGAGTGAGAAAGTGAGGTga